The following proteins are encoded in a genomic region of Bacteroidota bacterium:
- a CDS encoding CotH kinase family protein — translation MQPLLRIKLLLLLSLAGWNTSYAQGSFYARDTIQVIDITFAQSNWDYMLDTAKTGSDGYILAVQCVINGVVFDSVGVKFKGNSSYDSSRTKNPLHIELDYIHGNADYQGFDNIKLGNGFSDPSAVREVLAFDILGNYMDAPRSNFARVTINGNYYGLFSNTESIDKDFLSTHFYSQNNSFFKCNPVNVLSGQVPNLLYLGQDSANYYSRYEIKSAYAWKELIALCDTLANSPASIDTVIDVDRALWMLAFNNALVNLDSYTGAFAQNYYLYRDDNRQFVPVIWDLNMCFGGFTNTGTGILNVSAMQQMTPLLHATYGARPLIVKLLADSTCNRMYIAHMRTIMSEFVANGSYLTLGQNLQTLIDSSIQAETAPLYPYAGFQQNLNSTVSGIVGISTLMSARDTYLNGTVQFTAVQPVVSAVTASPAAPLLNGTVYVTASITNAAQVWLGFRDQVYRRFYRVPMYDDGLHQDGAAGDNVYGASFTASSALMQYYIYAQNTNAGIFSPQRAEHEFYSIIVATTTPQAGEVVINEFVASNAAGAVNEAGNHEDWIELYNRTATPFSLSGLYLSDDAGNVFKSPLPDVIIPPYSYLIVWADGNASTAQYAHCNFKLSAAGEMIYLSNANGNVLDSVIFGAQTADVSFGRCPNGSGAFQSFNPPTFNALNTCPAGVQENAATTVSTIAYPNPANNQVTLFTNHANAVKAELTDAAGRLIAQSIFYNDKAEMTTAELPQGMYFFRIANEEGTYIDSGKILIMH, via the coding sequence ATGCAACCTTTACTTCGGATTAAGCTGCTGCTTTTGCTTTCGCTTGCAGGATGGAACACATCATACGCACAAGGCAGTTTTTATGCGCGAGATACCATTCAGGTAATCGACATTACGTTTGCGCAAAGCAACTGGGACTATATGCTTGACACGGCCAAAACGGGCAGCGACGGGTATATTCTTGCTGTGCAATGCGTGATAAACGGTGTGGTGTTTGACAGCGTGGGCGTGAAATTTAAAGGCAACAGCAGCTACGATTCAAGCCGTACAAAAAATCCGTTGCACATTGAACTTGATTACATTCACGGCAATGCCGACTATCAGGGTTTTGATAATATAAAACTCGGCAACGGATTTTCCGATCCTTCGGCGGTGCGTGAGGTGCTTGCGTTTGATATACTTGGTAATTATATGGATGCCCCGCGCTCAAATTTTGCGCGGGTAACCATAAATGGCAATTATTACGGCCTGTTCAGTAATACCGAGTCAATTGATAAGGATTTTCTGAGCACACACTTTTATTCGCAAAACAATTCATTCTTTAAGTGCAATCCGGTGAATGTGCTGAGCGGACAGGTGCCTAATTTGCTTTATCTCGGTCAGGACAGTGCAAACTATTACAGCCGTTACGAGATCAAATCGGCTTATGCCTGGAAAGAACTGATTGCGCTTTGTGATACGCTTGCCAATTCGCCCGCAAGTATTGATACGGTAATTGATGTGGACCGTGCGCTGTGGATGCTGGCGTTTAACAACGCGCTGGTTAATCTTGACAGTTATACGGGTGCGTTTGCACAAAACTATTATCTCTACCGCGATGACAACAGGCAGTTTGTGCCTGTTATCTGGGATCTGAACATGTGTTTTGGCGGATTTACCAATACGGGCACAGGTATATTAAATGTAAGTGCCATGCAGCAAATGACCCCGCTGTTGCATGCTACATACGGCGCCCGCCCGCTCATTGTAAAGCTGCTGGCCGATTCGACCTGCAACCGCATGTACATTGCACACATGCGAACAATTATGAGTGAGTTTGTGGCTAACGGTAGTTACCTGACGCTTGGGCAAAACCTGCAAACGCTTATCGACAGTTCGATACAGGCTGAAACGGCGCCGCTGTATCCTTACGCGGGTTTTCAGCAAAATCTTAATTCAACGGTATCGGGCATTGTGGGTATTTCCACACTTATGAGTGCGCGCGATACTTACCTCAACGGTACAGTGCAGTTTACTGCGGTGCAGCCGGTGGTAAGTGCAGTAACCGCGTCACCTGCAGCGCCGTTGCTTAACGGTACGGTTTACGTAACGGCTTCCATTACCAATGCCGCCCAGGTGTGGCTTGGTTTCCGCGATCAGGTGTACCGCCGCTTTTACCGTGTGCCGATGTACGATGATGGCCTGCATCAGGACGGTGCCGCAGGTGATAATGTGTATGGCGCATCATTTACGGCAAGTTCGGCGCTGATGCAGTATTACATTTATGCGCAAAATACCAATGCCGGCATATTTTCGCCGCAGCGTGCCGAGCATGAGTTTTACAGCATAATAGTTGCCACCACCACGCCGCAGGCCGGCGAAGTAGTAATAAACGAATTTGTGGCCAGCAATGCCGCCGGTGCTGTAAACGAAGCCGGTAACCACGAAGACTGGATTGAGCTTTACAACCGCACCGCCACACCGTTCAGCCTGAGCGGACTGTATTTGAGCGACGATGCCGGCAATGTATTCAAAAGCCCGCTGCCCGATGTTATAATTCCGCCCTACAGCTACCTTATTGTATGGGCCGATGGTAATGCGTCAACAGCACAATATGCGCATTGTAATTTCAAACTCTCGGCTGCCGGCGAAATGATTTATCTGAGTAATGCAAACGGCAATGTGCTTGACAGTGTAATCTTTGGTGCGCAAACAGCTGATGTGTCGTTTGGCCGTTGCCCGAATGGTTCAGGTGCTTTTCAGTCGTTTAATCCGCCCACATTCAATGCACTTAATACATGCCCGGCCGGCGTACAGGAAAATGCAGCCACAACAGTCAGTACCATTGCCTATCCCAACCCGGCAAACAATCAGGTAACGCTGTTCACCAACCACGCAAACGCGGTAAAAGCCGAGCTTACCGATGCTGCCGGGCGACTGATTGCACAAAGCATATTCTACAACGACAAAGCCGAAATGACCACCGCCGAATTGCCGCAGGGCATGTATTTCTTCCGCATTGCGAATGAAGAAGGAACATATATTGACAGCGGGAAAATTCTGATTATGCACTAG
- a CDS encoding methylmalonyl-CoA mutase family protein yields the protein MQDAQPYTPKHKIRIVTAASLFDGHDAAINIMRRIIQSSGAEVIHLGHDRSVAEIVNCAIQEDANAIAITSYQGGHIEFFKYMYDLLKERGCGHIRIFGGGGGTILPEEIAELQAYGITRIYHPDDGRAMGLQGMINDLLTKCDFATGEHLNGEVKHISSRDHKGIARLISAAENFGEQHSGAITEIKALAQKSKTPVLGITGTGGAGKSSLVDELVRRFLIDFPEKTIGIISVDPSKRKTGGALLGDRIRMNAISNNRVYMRSLATRQSNLALSKHVQEAVDVLKAATFDLIILETSGIGQSDTEIIEHSNVSLYVMTPEYGAATQLEKIDMLDFADIIALNKFDKRGALDALRDVRKQYKRNHQLWETDDEQLPVFGTIASQFNDPGMNRLYRNIVDTVVKKTGADLKSNFQITEAMSEKIYIIPPARTRYLSEISENNRNYDKRAKEQAAVAQKLYALRKSIDTLTESKADAALVAQLEEQYKKTALDLDPRHLKLIDEWPAKAQQYKDEFYIFKVRDKEIKIATHYESLSRTLVPKVSTPRYEAWGDVLNWLLQENLPGEYPYTSGIYPFKREGEDPTRMFAGEGGPERTNKRFHYVSLGMPAKRLSTAFDSVTLYGRDPDYRPDIYGKIGNSGVSICCLDDAKKLYSGFDLADPKTSVSMTINGPAAILAAFFMNAAIDQQCERYIRENGLEKEVEKKLNALWEANGIARPRYQGELPQGNDGLGLMLLGTSGDQVLPAEVYAKIKAHTLSQVRGTVQADILKEDQAQNTCIFSTEFSLRVMGDVQQYFIDQKVRNFYSVSISGYHIAEAGANPITQLALTLSNGFTFVEYYLSRGMHIDDFAPNLSFFFSNGMDPEYAVLGRVARRIWAKAMKQKYGANERSQMLKYHIQTSGRSLHAQEIDFNDIRTTLQALYAIYDNCNSLHTNAYDEAITTPTEESVRRAMAIQLIINRELGLAKNENPLQGSFIIEELTDLVEEAVLTEFDRISERGGVLGAMETMYQRGKIQEESLYYEMQKHTGEYPIIGVNTFLSAKGSPTIVPAEVIRATKEEKEYQIEMLGNLHKANEQRSKTAIEKLQHTAVQNGNVFAELMEAVKYCSLGQITAALFEVGGQYRRNM from the coding sequence ATGCAGGACGCACAACCATACACACCCAAGCACAAAATCAGAATTGTAACCGCTGCTTCGCTTTTCGACGGGCATGATGCGGCCATAAACATTATGCGCCGCATTATTCAGAGCAGCGGTGCCGAAGTAATTCACCTCGGGCACGACCGCAGTGTGGCCGAAATTGTGAACTGTGCCATACAGGAAGATGCCAATGCCATTGCCATTACATCGTACCAGGGCGGGCATATTGAGTTTTTCAAATACATGTACGACCTGCTGAAAGAGCGGGGTTGCGGACATATCCGCATTTTCGGCGGCGGCGGTGGCACAATTCTGCCCGAAGAAATAGCCGAGCTGCAGGCTTACGGCATTACCCGCATTTATCACCCTGACGATGGCCGCGCCATGGGCCTGCAGGGTATGATTAACGATCTGCTTACGAAATGCGACTTTGCCACGGGCGAACACCTGAACGGCGAAGTAAAGCACATAAGCAGCCGCGACCACAAAGGCATTGCCCGACTCATTTCGGCCGCCGAAAACTTTGGCGAACAGCACAGCGGCGCGATTACAGAAATTAAGGCACTGGCACAGAAATCGAAAACGCCCGTGCTGGGTATTACCGGTACAGGCGGTGCGGGAAAATCATCGCTGGTGGACGAACTGGTGCGCCGTTTTCTGATTGATTTTCCTGAAAAAACAATTGGTATTATTTCGGTTGACCCGTCGAAACGCAAAACCGGCGGCGCGCTGCTTGGCGACCGCATCCGGATGAATGCCATTTCAAACAACCGCGTCTATATGCGTTCGCTGGCTACACGCCAGAGCAACCTGGCACTTTCCAAACACGTGCAGGAAGCGGTTGATGTATTGAAAGCAGCCACGTTTGATTTGATTATCCTCGAAACATCGGGCATAGGCCAGAGCGATACCGAAATTATTGAGCACAGCAATGTGAGTCTGTATGTGATGACGCCCGAATACGGCGCAGCCACACAGCTTGAGAAGATTGACATGCTGGACTTTGCCGATATTATTGCGCTCAACAAATTCGATAAACGCGGTGCGCTGGATGCGCTGCGTGATGTGCGCAAACAGTACAAGCGCAACCACCAGCTTTGGGAAACCGATGATGAACAGCTGCCCGTGTTTGGCACCATTGCCTCGCAGTTTAACGATCCGGGCATGAACCGCCTGTACCGAAACATTGTGGACACAGTGGTTAAGAAAACGGGGGCTGATCTGAAATCGAATTTTCAGATTACGGAAGCGATGTCGGAGAAGATCTATATTATTCCTCCGGCACGCACACGTTATCTTTCTGAAATTTCGGAAAATAACCGCAATTACGATAAACGTGCCAAAGAACAGGCGGCAGTTGCACAAAAACTGTATGCCCTGCGTAAGTCGATTGACACACTGACAGAAAGTAAGGCTGATGCGGCGCTGGTTGCACAGCTTGAAGAGCAATACAAGAAAACGGCTCTCGATCTGGATCCGCGCCACCTGAAACTCATTGACGAGTGGCCGGCAAAAGCGCAGCAATACAAAGATGAGTTCTACATTTTTAAAGTGCGCGACAAGGAAATAAAAATTGCCACGCATTACGAATCACTTTCGCGCACGCTGGTGCCCAAAGTATCTACTCCGCGCTACGAAGCCTGGGGCGATGTACTGAACTGGCTGCTGCAGGAAAACCTGCCGGGCGAGTATCCTTACACGTCGGGCATTTATCCGTTTAAACGTGAAGGCGAAGATCCCACACGTATGTTTGCCGGCGAAGGCGGACCGGAGCGCACCAACAAACGTTTTCACTATGTAAGTCTGGGCATGCCGGCCAAGCGTCTTTCTACGGCGTTTGACTCGGTAACACTTTACGGCCGCGATCCTGATTATCGCCCCGATATTTACGGCAAAATAGGTAACTCAGGCGTAAGCATCTGCTGCCTTGACGATGCCAAGAAATTGTATTCCGGCTTTGATCTTGCCGATCCGAAAACATCGGTATCCATGACCATTAATGGTCCGGCTGCAATTCTTGCCGCGTTCTTTATGAATGCCGCTATTGATCAGCAGTGCGAGCGTTACATCCGCGAAAACGGACTGGAAAAGGAAGTAGAGAAAAAACTGAATGCACTGTGGGAAGCAAACGGCATTGCACGTCCGCGCTATCAGGGCGAACTGCCGCAGGGCAACGATGGTCTGGGGCTGATGCTCCTCGGCACATCGGGCGATCAGGTATTGCCTGCTGAGGTGTATGCAAAGATTAAGGCACATACATTGTCGCAAGTGCGCGGCACCGTACAGGCCGATATTCTGAAAGAAGATCAGGCACAAAACACGTGCATTTTCTCTACCGAATTTTCGTTGCGTGTGATGGGCGATGTGCAGCAGTATTTTATTGATCAGAAGGTGCGCAACTTTTATTCGGTGTCGATTTCGGGCTACCACATTGCCGAAGCCGGCGCCAACCCGATTACGCAGCTTGCACTCACGCTCTCGAACGGATTTACGTTTGTGGAGTATTACCTGAGCCGCGGCATGCACATTGACGATTTTGCGCCCAACCTTTCGTTCTTCTTCTCCAACGGAATGGATCCGGAGTATGCAGTGCTTGGCCGTGTGGCGCGCCGCATCTGGGCCAAAGCCATGAAGCAGAAGTACGGTGCCAACGAGCGTTCGCAGATGCTGAAGTATCACATTCAGACATCGGGCCGTTCGCTGCATGCGCAGGAAATTGATTTCAACGACATCCGCACCACGCTGCAGGCGTTGTATGCGATTTACGACAACTGTAATTCGCTTCACACCAATGCCTACGACGAAGCCATTACTACGCCTACCGAAGAATCGGTGCGCCGTGCAATGGCCATACAGCTTATCATTAACCGTGAGCTTGGTTTGGCGAAGAATGAAAACCCGCTGCAGGGCTCGTTCATTATCGAAGAGCTTACTGATCTGGTAGAAGAAGCTGTATTGACTGAGTTCGACCGCATAAGCGAACGCGGCGGCGTGCTGGGTGCAATGGAAACTATGTATCAGCGCGGCAAGATACAGGAAGAAAGCCTGTATTACGAAATGCAGAAGCACACCGGCGAGTATCCGATTATTGGTGTGAACACCTTCCTTTCGGCAAAAGGCTCGCCCACCATTGTGCCGGCGGAAGTAATTCGCGCCACGAAGGAGGAGAAGGAATACCAGATTGAAATGCTGGGCAACCTGCACAAAGCCAACGAGCAACGCTCGAAAACTGCAATTGAAAAACTGCAGCACACGGCGGTGCAAAACGGCAACGTGTTTGCGGAATTGATGGAGGCGGTGAAGTATTGCTCGCTTGGTCAGATTACTGCTGCGCTGTTTGAGGTGGGGGGGCAGTACAGAAGAAATATGTAA
- a CDS encoding YcaQ family DNA glycosylase, which produces MRHTLPVFSAGDVKRYALHAQGLLQKGGFGKGREGTLNTLEHLGYVQLDTLAVVARAHHHTLYTRTAGYDETHLAGLLADKKVFEYWSHAASYLPMRDYRFSLVRKQLYRNGQQHWFVSHKKLLKYVLDRITAEGPLQARHFETDRKRGSWFDWKPAKVALEQLFMDGTLMVSARQGFQKVYDLAGRVLPEGMNTSVPDAREYAAYLIESTLRAHGFATAGQMTYLRRNALVAVKDELQQQTEAKQLISFHLHGSKEVYYARPDLFEQKNKPAKHIHLLSPFDNLLIQRSRTKLVFGYDYQVECYVPEAKRKFGYFCLPILWNGDFIGRLDPKADKKAGVFYIRSLHIEFPPKQTEAFFNDLKHKLREFAAFNGCHEVVCEKAVPLKWRKQLK; this is translated from the coding sequence ATGCGCCACACATTGCCCGTTTTTTCTGCCGGAGATGTAAAACGGTATGCGCTGCATGCACAGGGCCTGCTGCAAAAAGGCGGATTCGGTAAAGGCCGTGAGGGTACACTTAATACACTTGAGCATTTAGGGTATGTGCAGCTTGATACGCTTGCTGTGGTTGCACGGGCGCATCATCATACACTCTACACACGCACGGCAGGCTACGATGAAACGCATCTTGCCGGATTACTGGCTGATAAAAAGGTATTTGAATACTGGAGCCATGCCGCGTCGTATCTGCCAATGCGCGATTACCGGTTTTCGCTGGTACGGAAGCAGCTTTACCGCAACGGGCAGCAGCACTGGTTTGTGAGTCATAAAAAGTTGTTGAAGTATGTGCTTGACCGCATTACAGCTGAAGGGCCGTTGCAGGCGCGGCATTTTGAAACCGACCGCAAGCGCGGGAGCTGGTTTGACTGGAAGCCCGCAAAAGTGGCGCTTGAGCAATTGTTTATGGATGGCACGCTGATGGTGAGTGCGCGGCAGGGTTTTCAGAAAGTGTATGATCTGGCCGGACGCGTATTGCCTGAAGGCATGAATACGAGTGTGCCTGATGCGCGCGAGTATGCTGCATATTTGATTGAAAGCACGTTGCGGGCACATGGATTTGCCACGGCAGGGCAAATGACTTATCTGCGCAGAAATGCATTGGTTGCAGTTAAAGACGAACTTCAGCAGCAAACAGAAGCAAAACAGCTTATCTCGTTTCATTTGCACGGGAGCAAAGAGGTGTACTATGCGCGGCCGGATTTGTTTGAACAAAAAAATAAACCGGCAAAGCACATTCATTTGCTTTCGCCGTTTGATAATTTGCTGATTCAGCGCAGCCGCACCAAACTTGTGTTTGGCTACGACTATCAGGTTGAATGTTATGTGCCCGAAGCAAAACGGAAATTTGGTTATTTCTGTTTACCGATATTATGGAACGGAGATTTCATTGGCCGTCTCGATCCGAAAGCGGACAAGAAAGCCGGTGTATTTTACATTCGCTCACTGCACATTGAATTTCCGCCAAAGCAAACCGAAGCATTTTTCAACGACCTGAAACACAAGCTGCGCGAATTTGCCGCATTCAACGGCTGTCATGAAGTAGTGTGCGAAAAAGCTGTGCCGTTAAAATGGCGAAAGCAGCTGAAGTGA
- a CDS encoding T9SS type A sorting domain-containing protein produces the protein MLNQLSAQTVIQVNPSQSPVQSVADFRPGIFFVPKTQDGFNAYFNSNTRFNGVRLNIIESALNNSSNLSQCLAILEQFRTDVLAVSQRSQQLVLIFEKMPAWLSSSNNSAPAQTPGWSVLNTKPPASWTAWQTVVDSIVSKINNAWGLDPYYEVWNEPDIGSWTGTEAEYMKLFRTTRAGIKAADASAKAGGPAVNYWANGLSRTFIPEKIHADTFARHSLIAHLLDSLAITAELPDFLSWHNFTPAEADLLQAATTVNSFLNSRQLPALPLILSEWNAPSALRDVPAGFAFVQRINQSAVLDTYYAFDCIAAWQDFSPSPVEFHQDYGLISYGALEKPVWKMLQVVEKHQHLPWHTATQFNSTFNLTNYYSVSGDTLRLMLTNQNFPGILAAFQELVYSGCTSVAQLNADGYLNIQTGDVSRLDSALRNLITVSGTLPSDACILAAQSVYAQQDSLWRQALAVQLQVLYLQGNTAGKMYRIDSTHNNIIYRYDSLRSAGYSQANAITYLLPQQQLQGENITLTNGQFQFAMQPNSFIMIEIPGVITGQNSPEFLKAEVFPNPAGEQVHVQCETPVVSWTLCNIQGQLINSQSKINTTAFSIPVNELGNGVYILHIETLTGRVQQRITVKH, from the coding sequence ATGCTGAATCAGCTTTCGGCACAAACAGTTATTCAGGTAAATCCGTCTCAGTCGCCCGTGCAGTCTGTAGCCGATTTCAGGCCGGGCATTTTTTTTGTACCCAAAACGCAGGATGGTTTCAATGCATATTTTAACTCGAATACCCGTTTTAACGGTGTGCGGTTAAACATTATTGAAAGTGCGCTGAACAACAGCAGCAACCTTTCGCAATGCCTTGCTATTCTTGAGCAGTTCAGAACAGATGTGCTGGCGGTGAGTCAGCGCAGCCAGCAGCTGGTGCTGATTTTTGAAAAAATGCCTGCGTGGCTCAGCAGTTCAAACAACAGTGCGCCTGCGCAAACGCCGGGCTGGTCGGTGCTTAACACAAAGCCGCCGGCGAGCTGGACTGCCTGGCAAACGGTGGTGGACAGCATTGTAAGCAAGATAAACAATGCTTGGGGGCTTGATCCGTATTATGAAGTGTGGAACGAGCCCGACATTGGTTCGTGGACAGGCACGGAAGCTGAATATATGAAACTGTTCCGCACTACGCGTGCGGGCATTAAAGCGGCTGACGCCAGTGCAAAAGCAGGAGGCCCGGCTGTGAATTACTGGGCAAACGGACTTTCGCGCACGTTCATTCCCGAAAAAATACATGCTGATACGTTTGCCCGGCATTCGCTTATTGCACATCTGCTCGACAGCTTGGCCATTACGGCCGAGTTGCCTGATTTTCTTTCGTGGCACAACTTTACACCGGCCGAAGCCGATTTACTTCAGGCGGCCACAACCGTAAATTCATTTCTGAACAGTCGTCAGCTTCCTGCGCTCCCGCTTATTCTCAGTGAATGGAATGCGCCATCGGCCCTGCGCGATGTGCCGGCGGGTTTTGCCTTTGTGCAGCGGATAAATCAGAGTGCAGTACTTGATACGTATTATGCATTCGACTGCATTGCCGCCTGGCAGGATTTTTCGCCATCGCCGGTAGAGTTTCATCAGGATTACGGACTGATAAGTTACGGCGCGCTTGAAAAACCGGTTTGGAAAATGCTGCAGGTAGTGGAGAAGCATCAGCATTTGCCGTGGCATACGGCCACACAATTTAACTCCACATTCAATCTTACCAATTATTATTCGGTAAGCGGCGATACGTTGCGGCTGATGCTTACCAATCAGAATTTCCCCGGTATTCTTGCCGCATTTCAGGAGCTTGTGTACAGCGGCTGCACATCGGTAGCGCAACTCAATGCCGATGGTTACCTGAATATTCAAACGGGTGATGTGTCGCGGCTTGATTCGGCATTAAGGAATTTAATTACGGTAAGCGGTACACTTCCTTCAGATGCTTGCATATTAGCTGCGCAAAGTGTGTATGCGCAGCAGGATTCGTTGTGGCGGCAGGCGCTTGCTGTTCAGCTTCAGGTGCTCTATTTGCAGGGCAACACGGCGGGCAAAATGTATCGTATCGACTCGACACACAACAATATCATTTATCGTTATGATTCATTGCGCAGTGCCGGATACTCACAAGCAAATGCAATTACATACCTTCTTCCGCAGCAACAACTGCAGGGCGAAAACATTACGCTGACCAATGGTCAGTTTCAGTTTGCAATGCAACCCAACTCATTTATTATGATTGAAATTCCGGGTGTAATAACCGGACAAAATTCACCGGAATTTCTGAAAGCCGAAGTATTTCCCAATCCGGCCGGTGAGCAGGTGCATGTGCAATGCGAAACGCCGGTTGTATCATGGACACTCTGCAACATTCAAGGTCAACTGATAAACAGTCAAAGCAAAATAAACACAACCGCATTTTCAATTCCTGTAAATGAACTTGGCAACGGTGTGTATATATTGCATATTGAAACCCTGACCGGCCGCGTACAGCAACGCATTACGGTTAAGCATTAA
- a CDS encoding transposase produces MNIHYKAPFVAGEYYHVFHHAVGHENLFREKDNYRYFLDKLLCHIDGYCELKEWCLMPNHFHLLIYVKPELLHTLSHTEIEERVIKCFADFLNCYTQSMNKRFKRRGSMFSGRFRRVRILDEQHLQRTKAYILNNPAHHQFTNNPQNWPYSSILLNTA; encoded by the coding sequence ATGAACATCCATTATAAAGCGCCATTCGTGGCTGGTGAATATTACCATGTTTTCCATCATGCTGTGGGACATGAAAACCTGTTCAGGGAAAAAGATAACTACCGCTATTTTCTCGATAAACTACTCTGTCACATTGACGGTTACTGTGAGTTAAAGGAATGGTGCCTGATGCCAAACCATTTTCATTTGCTGATTTATGTAAAACCGGAGTTGTTACATACATTATCCCACACCGAGATTGAGGAACGGGTTATTAAATGCTTTGCTGATTTTCTGAATTGCTATACCCAGTCGATGAACAAACGGTTCAAACGACGAGGTTCCATGTTTTCCGGGCGATTCAGAAGAGTGAGAATTCTTGATGAGCAACATTTACAACGTACGAAAGCGTATATTCTGAATAATCCGGCTCATCACCAATTCACTAATAATCCTCAAAACTGGCCTTATAGTTCAATTCTATTGAACACAGCCTGA
- a CDS encoding energy transducer TonB — MVWLWCSLLYAGSASAQVLTSAPDDSMFFCGGGYPFPEFPGGQDSLFAYLSRAIHYPKIADTTISGTVIIEFTLDTTGNVIDAKVFRSLHPAFDSVALQAIRQMPRWDVPAGVLGGNNRKRKELLTMRQPIHFSRKKKE, encoded by the coding sequence ATGGTCTGGCTTTGGTGCAGCCTGCTTTATGCAGGTTCGGCATCAGCACAGGTGCTTACATCAGCACCTGATGATTCGATGTTCTTCTGTGGTGGTGGTTATCCGTTTCCCGAATTTCCGGGTGGACAGGATAGTTTATTCGCTTATTTGTCGCGCGCAATTCATTATCCCAAAATAGCCGACACTACAATTTCGGGTACCGTGATTATTGAATTTACACTTGACACAACAGGAAATGTTATTGATGCGAAGGTCTTTCGCTCATTGCATCCGGCTTTTGATTCAGTGGCCTTGCAGGCAATCAGGCAAATGCCGCGCTGGGATGTGCCCGCAGGTGTACTTGGTGGGAACAATCGCAAAAGGAAAGAGTTGCTGACGATGAGGCAGCCAATTCATTTCTCCAGGAAGAAAAAAGAATAA
- a CDS encoding T9SS type A sorting domain-containing protein — protein MKSYLAILYLVFALAGTAAAQSCIDTSRIVFGGACDPRWEPVCGCDGYTYRNDCFARNAGLISWTSNTICDDVDFDFTPNPPIDYITVNAMVRLPDIVYVQILDRFGKIHYTNTLTVNDQIQFQIDFRSFPAGLYYLILFTGEGYRVKKVIKYEQ, from the coding sequence ATGAAAAGTTACCTCGCAATACTGTATCTGGTCTTCGCACTGGCCGGCACCGCAGCAGCCCAGTCATGTATTGATACATCGCGCATTGTGTTTGGCGGCGCCTGCGATCCGCGCTGGGAGCCCGTGTGCGGATGCGACGGTTATACTTACCGCAACGACTGCTTTGCCCGAAATGCCGGACTTATTTCCTGGACAAGCAACACCATTTGCGATGATGTGGATTTTGATTTTACGCCCAATCCCCCCATCGACTACATTACCGTAAATGCAATGGTGCGTTTACCAGATATTGTATATGTGCAGATACTCGACCGTTTCGGGAAAATACATTATACAAATACACTTACCGTAAACGATCAGATTCAGTTTCAGATCGACTTCAGGTCTTTTCCTGCCGGATTGTATTATCTCATCTTATTTACGGGTGAAGGATACCGGGTAAAAAAAGTAATTAAGTACGAACAGTAA